A stretch of Fusarium poae strain DAOMC 252244 chromosome 2, whole genome shotgun sequence DNA encodes these proteins:
- a CDS encoding hypothetical protein (SECRETED:SignalP(1-19)) gives MRIAAYLAGAFLVAQHATCSPVTESIDLLRYFYRSLPKDQVSDGKESDSRTVECRQEFKTDVWTGCDDVLAQFQLTLEEFILANPTIGEECDGFVPGETYCVAFNVPRNITEDGICGQKINFTKTCVGSDFGDCCGLGGKCGSGEEFCGDNCQDGNCFGDATTTSSMPAKPSATKAPLSVSTNGDCAYNSGFTCKGSEFGDCCSAAGYCGDDEYHCDKYLGW, from the exons ATGCGAATCGCGGCGTACCTGGCTGGCGCCTTTCTTGTCGCCCAACATGCGACTTGTTCACCTGTCACAGAAAGCATCGACCTTTTGCGTTATTTCTACCGGTCGTTACCGAAAGATCAAGTTTCTGACGGTAAAGAGTCAGATAGTAGGACAGTGGAGTGTCGTCAGGAGTTTAAAACAGATGTATGGACAGGATGCGACGATGTACTCGCACAATTTCAGTTGACTCTGGAAGAATTCATACTTGCGAACCCTACCATTGGTGAAGAATGTGATGGCTTCGTCCCTGGAGAGACTTATTGTGTCG CTTTTAACGTACCGCGGAACATCACCGAAGATGGTATATGTGGTCAAAAGATTAATTTCACCAAAACGTGTGTCGGAAGCGATTTTGGCGACTGTTGCGGTCTAGGTGGAAA GTGCGGCTCCGGTGAAGAATTCTGTGGCGATAATTGTCAAGACGGCAACTGCTTTGGCGATGCAACGACGACTTCATCCATGCCAGCGAAACCATCCGCGACAAAGGCGCCGCTTTCCGTCTCTACAAATGGGGACTGTGCCTACAATAGCGGCTTCACATGCAAGGGATCAGAGTTTGGCGATTGCTGCTCGGCTGCTGGCTACTGTGGAGATGATGAGTATCATTGTGACAAGTATCTAGGCTGGTAA
- a CDS encoding hypothetical protein (CAZy:GH18), which yields MCINNTLWLPPTVPADAILGEGSFPPVRWNPNNLVFGQAGFNRIADAAGQFSGMMWTCDEFPFASSIEGGTGARTYCTPQNAACGGTVGLPPGAVLVNSEQNFQRLPAVTVEYYQDASSFYIGYQKRAINERDIEESIVRVVHGFHSNGTVEVKKEPVFKDEYKILRRSWDQHLPGNGSAVDLEQGNLKRSIGPMLSRDDDDVGLSADWMNASGNGTNPARQAYEDLPQGPPLPILEIAQDFVQEQKDDKPTEEPYIVRAVKASDGNETTAEDAKAITSRSVDTTGWMHRRQSKRQCDFVTPCPDGSCCNKKGQCGYGEEVCGSKVCVSNCNATAACGKDSLDGKVKCPLNVCCSAYGYCGVEDNFCQAGNQDNSCQKGFGSCTKIEPPSCGGRSAFDRSIGYYQFANVRERQCNRITPKQIRTDGFTHLYGAFATIDPDTFAVKPWHEEDVKLYKEFTGLKKKGLETWIAIGGWTFNDPGPTRTTFSDLSATPARRSRFIKSLASFLEEHGFQGVDLDWEYPGAPDRGGRKEDVDNYVSLLKDMRAAFGTKYGISIAIPTSYWYLRWFKPKEIEQYVDYMGIMTYDLHGPWDEDIKQVGRVVLGHTNIPEIANWSLPLYYAGVNPAKVNLGLAYYARGYTVSDSGCNGVGCKWSGTSRPAPCTNFGGVMSLEEIERMVKEEPGIKPKLLPKDMMMELKFGNQWIGYDNEDTIFMKKKWASSRCFGGTMVWSVDMYSGSGSGDTPDDQSDGGSDDPGGGQGDGSGVIYIDPEIWEKDQPEVKCQPPCTMVLPPSSLKKPVKLTLPPYETSLDVAWSGTDGWHSTIQKTTLTPPVVTVSTVDVWHITIRDDRTKITTIWSTFTITPSVKVSTFIITNNLPETTKDGVTQPPGTRTITPPPYPWTFTEPTTRPSNKPDDGDDDDDDDVLPPFPVVTWRPGKPGPICKKGCDGGGDFADPKNPKPPKRPVPPNPTIPKPTGKPVTPTKIPKPGTKPENKEHEVDERQCAIEFGLPLPTYRDPATTTSVKPKPTPPKPSPKPDPKPPSPNPKTEEVDCYDDGIWIHRALAIEALEYFCDKFEGQVLDATKPETERTLKCNHGVVCTGDGFGCFVDVVMSVTVKNGCRFTMGNKGAKSECGRILRRMIDECDTSDVRYKQGGKMSSNCADWRFDPNLRTGWTKNLC from the exons ATGTGCATCAACAATACCCTTTGGCTACCACC GACTGTCCCTGCCGATGCTATCTTGGGGGAGGGCTCTTTTCCGCCTGTAAGATGGAACCCCAATAACCTTGTTTTTGGTCAAGCAGGTTTCAACAGAATTGCCGATGCAGCAGGCCAGTTCTCTGGCATGATGTGGACTTGCGATGAGTTTCCTTTCGCTAG TTCTATAGAAGGTGGCACTGGGGCGAGAACCTATTGCACCCCTCAAAACGCAGCCTGTGGTGGAACGGTAGGATTACCCCCTGGCGCGGTCCTGGTCAACTCCGAGCAGAACTTTCAAA GGCTCCCTGCTGTAACTGTCGAATACTACCAGGATGCTAGTAGTTTCTACATCGGATATCAAAAGCGCGCCATCAATGAACGTGATATCGAGGAGAGTATTGTCCGCGTCGTTCATGGGTTTCACAGTAACGGCACAGTGGAAGTGAAGAAGGAGCCCGTGTTCAAGGACGAG tataagaTTTTACGCAGGTCCTGGGATCAGCACCTTCCAGGCAACGGTTCGGCAGTGGATCTTGAACAAGGTAACTTGAAGAGGTCAATCGGGCCAATGCTGAGccgtgatgatgatgacgtcGGGCTCAGTGCGGACTGGATGAATGCCTCAGGCAACGGCACCAACCCGGCTCGTCAAGCATACGAGGACCTTCCTCAAGGTCCACCATTGCCGATCCTTGAGATCGCTCAAGACTTCGTCCAAGAGCAGAAAGATGACAAACCGACCGAAGAGCCGTACATCGTACGCGCCGTCAAGGCGAGTGACGGCAACGAGACTACGGCAGAAGACGCCAAAGCCATCACTTCAAGGTCTGTCGACACGACTGGGTGGATGCACCGTCGCCAATCAAAGCGCCAATGCGACTTTGTGACACCATGCCCCGATGGCAGCTGCTGCAACAAGAAAGGGCAATGCGGTTATGGAGAAGAGGTCTGCGGGTCCAAGGTCTGTGTTTCCAACTGCAACGCTACAGCTGCCTGCGGCAAAGACAGTCTCGATGGCAAGGTCAAGTGTCCACTCAATGTATGCTGTAGCGCCTACGGCTACTGTGGAGTTGAAGATAACTTCTGCCAAGCTGGCAATCAGGACAATTCTTGTCAGAAGGGCTTTGGAAGTTGTACCAAGATAGAGCCGCCATCTTGCGGAGGACGTTCGGCTTTTGATAGAAGCATTGGCTACTATCAGTTCGCCAATGTACGAGAACGTCAGTGTAATCGCATTACACCAAAGCAGATTCGTACCGACGGGTTTACTCACTTGTACGGCGCGTTCGCAACCATTGATCCGGACACGTTTGCTGTCAAGCCGTGGCACGAAGAGGACGTGAAGCTTTATAAGGAGTTTACGGGTCTTAAGAAGAAGGGGCTCGAGACTTGGATCGCCATCGGAGGTTGGACTTTCAACGATCCAGGACCAACACGAACAACGTTCAGCGATTTGTCTGCCACTCCTGCGCGTCGGTCGCGGTTCATCAAATCTTTGGCTAGTTTTCTCGAGGAACATGGATTTCAGGGCGTTGACCTTGATTGGGAGTA TCCAGGAGCCCCTGACCGTGGGGGCCGTAAAGAAGATGTAGACAACTACGTGTCTCTCCTCAAGGACATGCGCGCTGCATTTGGAACCAAGTACGGGATCAGTATCGCTATTCCTACGAGTTACTGGTACTTGCGATGGTTCAAGCCAAAGGAGATTGAACAGTACGTTGACTACATGGGCATCATGACATATGATCTCCACGGGCCGTGGGATGAAGACATCAAGCAAGTTGGCCGCGTTGTCCTGGGTCACACAAACATACCAGAAATCGCAAATTGGTCACTGCCTCTATACTACGCCGGCGTTAACCCTGCAAAGGTCAACCTAGGTCTTGCCTACTACGCTCGTGGCTATACGGTCTCCGATTCTGGCTGCAATGGTGTTGGGTGCAAGTGGTCGGGCACCAGTCGACCAGCTCCCTGCACCAACTTTGGCGGCGTCATGTCCCTCGAGGAGATTGAGAGAATGGTTAAGGAGGAGCCTGGCATTAAACCAAAGCTTCTTCCCAAGGACATGATGATGGAGCTCAAGTTTGGCAATCAGTGGATCGGATATGACAACGAGGATACCATTTtcatgaagaagaagtgggCTAGTAGCCGCTGCTTTGGTGGTACAATGGTTTGGAGTGTTGACATGTATTCAGGCTCTGGAAGTGGAGATACGCCGGACGATCAAAGCGATGGAGGCTCTGATGATCCCGGCGGTGGCCAAGGCGATGGATCCGGTGTTATTTACATCGATCCAGAGATCTGGGAAAAGGATCAGCCTGAGGTGAAGTGCCAACCGCCATGCACCATGGTCCTACCGCCATCTTCTCTGAAGAAGCCAGTGAAGCTGACGCTTCCTCCCTACGAGACTTCACTCGACGTTGCCTGGAGCGGTACTGATGGGTGGCACAGCACCATTCAAAAGACTACACTGACCCCTCCTGTTGTTACTGTTAGTACTGTCGATGTCTGGCACATTACGATCAGAGATGATCGGACCAAGATCACAACCATCTGGTCAACATTTACCATCACTCCAAGCGTCAAGGTTTCAACATTCATCATCACGAATAATCTTCCAGAGACAACCAAGGATGGCGTAACCCAGCCCCCAGGGACTAGAACTATCACTCCTCCACCTTACCCTTGGACATTTACTGAGCCAACTACTCGACCATCGAATAAACCCGacgatggcgatgatgacgacgacgacgatgttcTACCACCATTCCCAGTTGTAACCTGGCGTCCAGGAAAACCGGGTCCCATATGCAAGAAGGGCTGCG ATGGCGGCGGAGACTTTGCCGACCCCAAGAATCCAAAACCACCAAAACGACCAGTACCTCCAAACCCGACCATCCCCAAACCTACAGGAAAGCCAGTCACGCCCACCAAGATACCAAAACCCGGAACCAAGCCTGAAAACAAGGAGCATGAAGTGGACGAGCGACAGTGCGCGATCGAATTCGGTCTCCCTCTGCCAACCTATAGAGATCCAGCCACCACCACGAGCGTCAAGCCCAAACCCACACCGCCCAAACCCTCCCCAAAGCCAGACCCCAAACCACCTTCTCCAAACCCCAAGACAGAAGAGGTAGATTGCTATGATGACGGTATTTGGATTCACCGTGCTTTGGCTATTGAAGCCCTTGAGTATTTCTGTGATAAATTTGAAGGGCAGGTGCTAGATGCGACCAAGCCTGAGACTGAACGTACTCTGAAGTGCAATCACGGAGTTGTTTGTACAGGAGATGGTTTTGGATGTTTCGTCGATGTTGTTATGAGCGTTACTGTTAAGAACGGGTGCCGTTTCACCATGGGTAACAAAGGGGCCAAGTCAGAGTGTGGTCGGATCTTGAGGCGCATGATTGATGAGTGTGATACCAGTGACGTAAGGTACAAGCAAGGTGGCAAGATGAGTAGCAATTGTGCGGATTGGAGGTTTGATCCTAACCTCCGCACTGGTTGGACCAAGAACTTGTGTTAA